The following are encoded together in the Bacillus sp. V2I10 genome:
- a CDS encoding type I polyketide synthase — MNHSPQLSVRNGMEIAIVGMSCRFPGGNNINAFWENLKNGKESVSIFSDEELREAGIDQETIQSPNYVKAGGSITGTEWFDTHLFKYSPREAEVMDPQLKILHECAWEALENSGYCSDTFKGLVGTYIGSSTNLYWIDTVYHQARDFIKEAELLNGSQFFSTRLSHQLNLKGPSYTVQTACSSSLVAVHLASQALLSGDCDMALAGGVSLTLPEKRGHFYQDGMILSPDGHCRPFDSNAKGTVNGNGAGIVVLKRLEDAVADGDFIHAIVIGSAINNDGSNKVSFTAPSVEGQADVIKAAHLMAEVEPESISYVEAHGTGTMLGDPIEIEALKLAFNTRKKGFCGIGSVKANIGHLDNAAGVAGLIKTVVSLKHRMIPPNINYEKPNEKIDFDNSPFYVNNKLTEWKNSEFPLRAGISSFGMGGTNAHVVLEEAPDIEASDRGRRYQLLSLSAQTEKSLEEQTKKLADYLNQDPNVNLADVAYTLLNGRKSLKHRRMLVVSDIEEAKRELFSMNPVKVQTKIYDGASKQIIFMFPGQGAQYVNMGLDLYREEKIFREELNRCCQILEEISGVNWMELLYPSDPEAKASDAINQTANTQPAIFIFEYSLAKMLIGWGIRPDGMIGHSIGEYVAACLSGVLSLKYALKLVYGRGILMQQLPKGSMVSVKASQNDILPLMSRDLSFAAVNGPLSCVVSGSDEEINILETKLNREGFKYIKLLTSHAFHSSMMDPILAAYKEKIKEIDLHHPNIPFISNITGEWITASQATSSDYWVNHLRQTVRFSDGIKHLVTGSENIFVEVGPGRALSALVRQQEQEESELAIVNTVRHSKERVSDDKFLLQNIGKLYIYGVKIDWPKYYSQERRHRVPLPTYPFDRQFFSISKDLKSRESASLPQSELVGDSKQPFAHKDDKEQKIIESYKEVTGLKNISPHADFFEIGGSSLTAVNVVARLQKDFDISINHLFEYPSASDLAQHITFKGEKNKVDKHVLTSYLVARRERHRLVEDKIRDIEETRFLYDDKNRRYEEANLFYQLNYKEILLTGATGYLGVYLLRDLLTKSDSNVHLIVRSKNQIEAENRMKEKICSYFDPYFYDKFKQRIFVYSGDLARNDLGLDMSNYQYLSETIQCVIHSAGNVSHYGNYDKSFEANVLATRNLIDFSLTGVKKDVNHISTLAVASGTVKNKKDILYTEYDNDLGQIIENPYPKTKLEAEKIVIEAREKGVNVNIFRVGNIVFDSESGRFQENIEQNALYSMMKSYIEIGLVPEMERDTDFSCVDDVSRAIIRLFDKEELMNETHHIFNPNHMSLSDLLTTPELNIDVKETSIDKFIDFIFDEKQVDRHASAIYNLQLHTIGEELEIVEDAEQTVFHITADKTNMLLSRTGFIWNDINDQLVRKMIEYGQQVNFFSKSKKIKW; from the coding sequence ATGAATCATAGTCCGCAACTATCGGTTAGAAACGGTATGGAAATTGCTATTGTCGGGATGTCATGCAGATTTCCCGGGGGAAATAATATAAATGCGTTCTGGGAAAATTTGAAAAACGGCAAAGAATCGGTATCCATTTTCTCAGATGAGGAGCTGCGGGAAGCAGGAATTGACCAAGAAACAATCCAGAGTCCCAATTACGTTAAGGCTGGAGGGTCCATCACTGGCACAGAATGGTTTGATACTCATTTGTTTAAGTACTCTCCCCGGGAAGCAGAAGTAATGGATCCACAGTTAAAAATTTTACACGAATGTGCTTGGGAAGCGTTGGAGAACAGCGGCTACTGTTCCGATACCTTTAAAGGACTGGTGGGTACTTATATTGGAAGCTCAACAAACTTGTATTGGATTGACACGGTTTACCATCAAGCACGTGATTTTATAAAAGAAGCAGAATTGTTGAATGGTTCACAATTTTTCAGTACAAGATTGTCTCATCAATTGAACTTGAAAGGCCCAAGCTACACCGTTCAAACTGCGTGTTCATCATCCTTGGTTGCCGTCCACTTGGCAAGTCAAGCTCTTTTAAGTGGTGATTGTGACATGGCTTTGGCTGGTGGCGTCTCCCTCACATTACCTGAGAAAAGAGGCCATTTCTATCAAGATGGTATGATTCTTTCACCAGATGGGCATTGTAGACCTTTTGATTCAAATGCTAAGGGAACGGTTAACGGTAATGGCGCTGGAATCGTTGTATTGAAACGTCTAGAAGATGCTGTTGCTGACGGAGATTTTATCCATGCTATCGTGATAGGATCTGCAATAAATAATGACGGTTCAAATAAGGTCAGCTTTACCGCACCCAGTGTAGAAGGACAAGCTGACGTTATCAAGGCAGCCCATCTCATGGCAGAAGTGGAACCCGAAAGCATATCTTACGTAGAGGCCCATGGTACTGGAACCATGTTAGGCGATCCAATTGAGATTGAAGCTTTAAAACTGGCGTTTAACACAAGAAAAAAAGGGTTTTGCGGCATCGGATCTGTCAAAGCGAATATTGGTCATCTCGATAACGCCGCAGGTGTGGCAGGTTTGATTAAAACGGTCGTTTCTTTAAAACACCGAATGATTCCACCAAATATTAACTACGAGAAACCAAATGAGAAAATTGACTTTGATAATAGCCCGTTTTACGTAAACAATAAATTGACGGAATGGAAGAACTCCGAGTTTCCTTTAAGAGCTGGAATAAGTTCGTTTGGTATGGGAGGCACAAATGCCCATGTAGTTCTTGAGGAAGCACCGGATATAGAGGCTTCAGATAGAGGAAGAAGATATCAATTACTTTCCTTGTCTGCACAAACGGAAAAGTCACTTGAGGAACAGACAAAAAAGTTGGCAGATTACTTGAATCAAGACCCTAATGTGAATTTGGCCGATGTGGCCTATACTCTTTTAAACGGCAGAAAAAGTTTAAAACATCGCAGAATGTTGGTAGTTTCTGATATAGAGGAAGCTAAGCGTGAACTTTTCAGTATGAACCCTGTTAAAGTTCAGACCAAAATTTATGATGGCGCCAGTAAGCAAATAATATTCATGTTTCCTGGACAAGGAGCACAGTATGTAAATATGGGGTTGGATTTGTACAGAGAAGAAAAGATATTTCGGGAAGAACTTAATCGCTGCTGTCAAATTTTAGAGGAAATTAGTGGCGTCAATTGGATGGAATTATTATATCCCTCGGATCCAGAAGCTAAAGCAAGTGACGCGATCAATCAGACAGCCAATACTCAACCTGCAATATTTATTTTTGAATACTCATTGGCAAAAATGTTAATAGGATGGGGTATTCGTCCTGATGGGATGATCGGGCACAGTATAGGAGAATATGTAGCTGCCTGCTTGTCCGGTGTATTATCCCTAAAGTACGCACTTAAGTTGGTTTATGGTCGTGGGATCTTAATGCAGCAATTACCTAAGGGAAGTATGGTAAGCGTAAAGGCTTCGCAAAATGACATTTTACCATTAATGAGTCGTGATTTATCCTTTGCCGCGGTGAATGGTCCATTATCATGTGTTGTTTCGGGTTCTGATGAAGAAATTAACATTTTGGAGACCAAATTGAATCGTGAAGGTTTTAAATATATTAAACTGTTAACTTCTCATGCTTTTCACTCATCCATGATGGATCCGATCTTAGCTGCTTATAAAGAGAAGATTAAAGAAATTGATCTTCATCATCCAAATATCCCATTTATTTCTAACATCACAGGAGAGTGGATTACCGCAAGCCAAGCAACCAGCTCCGATTATTGGGTAAATCATCTGCGACAAACAGTTAGGTTTTCTGACGGTATCAAGCATCTAGTAACAGGTTCGGAAAACATTTTTGTCGAGGTCGGACCTGGAAGAGCTTTAAGTGCATTGGTTAGACAACAAGAGCAGGAAGAATCAGAACTTGCGATTGTAAACACTGTACGGCATTCCAAAGAAAGAGTCTCCGATGATAAGTTTTTGCTTCAAAATATTGGTAAGCTGTACATTTATGGTGTAAAGATAGATTGGCCGAAATACTATTCACAAGAAAGAAGACATCGGGTTCCTTTACCTACATATCCTTTTGATCGGCAGTTCTTTAGTATTTCTAAGGATTTAAAAAGCCGAGAGAGTGCGTCCTTACCTCAAAGTGAACTTGTAGGAGATTCGAAGCAACCTTTTGCCCATAAAGATGATAAAGAGCAAAAAATTATAGAATCATATAAGGAAGTTACTGGTTTGAAAAATATAAGTCCTCATGCTGATTTTTTTGAAATAGGAGGCAGCTCACTTACCGCAGTCAATGTTGTCGCCAGATTACAGAAGGATTTTGATATTTCTATTAATCATTTATTTGAATATCCCAGTGCGTCTGATCTAGCACAGCATATTACATTTAAGGGAGAGAAGAATAAGGTCGATAAACATGTGTTAACAAGTTACCTTGTTGCGAGGAGGGAAAGGCACCGCCTAGTTGAGGATAAAATTAGGGACATTGAAGAAACACGCTTTTTATATGATGACAAAAACAGAAGATATGAGGAAGCAAATCTTTTTTATCAACTGAACTATAAAGAGATTCTATTAACAGGAGCTACAGGTTATTTGGGAGTTTACTTGCTGCGTGATTTATTAACGAAATCAGATAGCAATGTTCACCTCATTGTAAGAAGCAAGAATCAGATAGAAGCAGAAAATCGCATGAAAGAAAAAATTTGTTCTTATTTTGATCCATACTTTTATGACAAGTTTAAACAAAGAATTTTTGTTTACAGTGGTGACCTGGCAAGAAATGATTTGGGATTGGATATGAGTAATTATCAATATCTTAGTGAAACGATCCAATGTGTTATCCATTCAGCTGGTAATGTTAGTCATTATGGAAACTACGATAAATCCTTCGAAGCGAACGTATTGGCTACGAGAAATTTAATCGATTTTTCACTCACGGGAGTAAAGAAAGATGTTAACCATATTTCTACATTGGCTGTAGCTTCCGGTACAGTGAAAAATAAAAAAGATATATTGTATACGGAATACGATAATGATTTGGGACAAATTATTGAAAATCCTTACCCAAAAACAAAGCTAGAAGCTGAAAAGATTGTTATTGAGGCAAGGGAAAAAGGAGTAAACGTAAACATTTTTCGAGTAGGAAATATCGTTTTTGATTCTGAATCTGGCAGGTTTCAAGAGAACATAGAGCAGAACGCTTTATATTCTATGATGAAATCATATATAGAAATTGGTCTGGTTCCAGAAATGGAAAGAGATACAGATTTTTCTTGCGTTGATGATGTTAGTCGAGCAATTATCAGACTGTTTGATAAAGAAGAATTAATGAATGAAACTCACCATATCTTTAATCCCAATCATATGAGTTTATCGGATCTTCTAACTACTCCTGAATTGAATATTGATGTGAAAGAAACGTCAATTGACAAATTTATAGATTTTATCTTTGATGAAAAGCAAGTCGATCGACATGCATCAGCTATTTATAACTTACAGCTACATACCATAGGAGAAGAATTGGAAATAGTTGAAGATGCTGAGCAAACAGTTTTCCATATCACTGCTGATAAAACAAATATGCTGCTAAGCAGAACTGGTTTTATATGGAATGATATAAATGATCAATTGGTAAGAAAAATGATAGAGTATGGTCAGCAGGTGAACTTCTTCTCTAAATCAAAAAAAATAAAGTGGTGA
- a CDS encoding amino acid adenylation domain-containing protein yields the protein MNRPEYFSLTHPQKRIWYMEKINPHQPLHNIGGVVTIKGELDFIFLEKAIHCFVKNNDGIRHRFIETNGEVRQYVEKYHKKDVLNVVFNCREDLDAWVQQEAGKPFSIHDCDLFDFAMFKVRDTNDGGYFVKVHHIISDGWSMNLLTEQIFDTYMRLLKGEKITDQYRDSYTLCLKKEQTYLASERFVKNKQFWNEKFNTLPIPIQKRELECAEGNRKTYCFPNRQSNGIKQFAADHNVSVYAFFVGLYYIYLQKLTKQEDLIVGMPVLNRSGKIEKNIVGMLTSTMPFRHYVDVEMTVREFIKDINRELIRCYYHQKYPYDLLVQDLELKKKGYGDLFDTCINYYNTNLPNELDGIPVENEEFYNRNQIYSLQLIIREWSKSGGFNLDIDYKIQKYEEKQIDQMYLYFTHLADQMLQFPDRKLGELELLSEKVRNKLIYEFNATDTDYPKDKTIYQLFEEQVARTPDKVALSLENEELTYRELNEKSNQLARYLLKKNVKKGTIVGISTKHSLETIIGILGVVKAGAAYLPLDPDYPSERINYMLEDSGISMLLTNFDTSNRWNISPHKVEVVQLHSANLYMGKSYNLKALSDPSDLAYIIYTSGSTGTPKGTMIEHQGLVNYTCWAKNVYVGSSQDEVFPFYSSLAFDLTVTSIFTPLISGNRIVIYPADENEHVLYKIFREAKVSIIKLTPSHLSLLQDVESGVSSIKKFIVGGEDLTVSLAKSIQNRFGKDIKIFNEYGPTETVVGCMIHQFDIEKDIGTSVPIGMPAQNTKIYLLDSDLRHVPMGAVGEIYISGDGVTRGYLNKLDLTRDRFIPNPFSSGERMYRSGDLARFIDESKIEFLGRADNQIKVRGFRIELGEIERNLLNHPSIRDAVVVDREDHDGNYLCAYYIEKKEVTDSELFRFLKKFLPAFMIPSHFIPLKEIPLTINAKVDRDALPKPVIAKRQAAEAAIEEDLVCIIRQVLHVDKVRMRDNFYHLGGDSIKAIQIASRLSEKGLKIKTKDILSNPVIEDMALHLETTGKKWHGSNQPCVGSIQSLPSASWFFSQNLDNIHHYTQSVLLKVKDDINMQMLEFALQILVCHHDSFRLNYMIQTEKLYYNEKHLDHKFELKFFDLSCYSVQDQIDHIAKIGEMLKSSFNIENDILLKACIFDLGNQGKRFLMAAHHLAVDGISWRIIFEDMNRLYSQMENKEIALLPPKDNSVQDWGIELEKLSEKIPDKEKRYWNHVYQSREETFLDFDLGPDRMEFCETLDQKLTAEETAQLFQKANEAYRTKADELMIIALSMVMSDYIKKNEVIIEVEGHGREDLSDEIDVSRTVGWFTSLYPILMKVENTDISQQIKQLKDQLRSIPSKGLSHGVLKYISDELRFDNQKYVRFNYLGDFNASFSNGIFEFAEEYSGRDNCNANVMDCLVDIVAYTVDKKLNISITYSRNKFKRETISEFVRAYTSQLRDLIQHCCKRNHTEFTPSDFETANLSSEELENIFNL from the coding sequence ATGAATCGTCCAGAGTATTTTTCGCTAACTCATCCCCAAAAAAGAATTTGGTATATGGAGAAAATCAACCCTCATCAGCCATTGCATAATATTGGTGGAGTAGTAACGATAAAAGGGGAGCTGGATTTTATCTTCCTGGAGAAAGCAATTCATTGTTTTGTGAAAAATAACGACGGAATCAGACATCGTTTTATAGAAACAAATGGGGAAGTACGCCAATATGTGGAGAAATACCATAAGAAAGACGTGCTTAATGTTGTTTTTAATTGTCGGGAGGATTTGGACGCCTGGGTTCAACAAGAGGCGGGGAAACCTTTCTCTATTCATGATTGCGACCTATTCGATTTTGCAATGTTTAAAGTGCGAGATACCAACGATGGCGGTTACTTTGTTAAGGTTCATCATATAATTTCTGATGGATGGTCTATGAATCTTTTAACGGAACAGATTTTCGATACGTATATGAGGCTTTTGAAAGGTGAAAAAATAACCGATCAATACAGAGACTCTTATACTCTCTGTCTCAAAAAAGAACAAACATACTTAGCATCTGAGCGATTTGTGAAGAATAAACAATTTTGGAATGAGAAATTCAACACACTTCCAATTCCAATCCAGAAGAGGGAGTTAGAATGTGCAGAGGGGAATAGAAAGACATATTGTTTTCCGAATAGACAATCTAATGGAATCAAACAATTTGCTGCTGACCACAATGTTTCTGTCTATGCTTTTTTTGTTGGTTTGTATTATATCTACCTTCAAAAATTAACGAAGCAGGAGGATTTGATTGTTGGAATGCCAGTACTTAATCGATCCGGGAAAATAGAAAAAAATATCGTAGGGATGTTAACGAGTACTATGCCCTTCCGACACTATGTCGATGTGGAAATGACGGTTCGAGAATTTATCAAGGATATTAACCGTGAATTAATTCGCTGTTATTACCATCAAAAATATCCTTACGATTTACTTGTACAAGATTTGGAATTGAAGAAAAAAGGCTATGGTGATTTGTTTGATACATGTATTAATTATTACAACACAAACCTTCCGAATGAACTTGATGGTATTCCAGTAGAAAATGAAGAATTCTACAACAGGAATCAGATTTATTCGCTCCAGCTGATTATTCGAGAGTGGTCTAAATCAGGAGGATTCAATTTAGATATCGACTATAAGATCCAAAAATATGAAGAAAAACAAATAGACCAAATGTATCTTTACTTCACCCATTTAGCAGATCAAATGCTTCAATTTCCTGATAGAAAGCTTGGGGAACTGGAACTTTTATCAGAAAAGGTAAGGAATAAATTAATATACGAATTCAATGCAACGGATACGGATTACCCCAAGGATAAGACTATTTACCAGCTATTTGAAGAGCAGGTAGCAAGGACCCCTGACAAAGTTGCTCTCAGCTTGGAAAACGAGGAACTTACCTATCGTGAATTAAATGAAAAATCGAATCAATTGGCGAGGTATCTATTAAAGAAAAATGTGAAAAAAGGTACAATTGTCGGAATATCAACCAAGCACTCACTGGAAACAATCATTGGAATTCTAGGGGTAGTGAAAGCGGGAGCAGCATACTTACCTCTCGATCCTGACTATCCATCTGAACGAATCAATTATATGCTGGAAGATTCGGGTATTTCTATGCTGCTGACTAACTTTGACACTTCAAATCGATGGAACATTTCCCCACACAAAGTGGAAGTTGTTCAGCTTCATTCAGCAAATCTATATATGGGTAAGTCATATAATCTTAAGGCTCTGAGTGACCCCTCTGACCTCGCATACATCATATACACATCGGGCTCAACTGGAACTCCTAAAGGTACGATGATCGAGCATCAAGGATTGGTTAACTATACTTGTTGGGCGAAGAACGTATATGTGGGATCTAGTCAAGACGAAGTGTTTCCTTTCTATTCTTCACTTGCTTTTGATCTCACGGTTACGTCTATATTTACCCCGCTAATTAGCGGGAATCGGATTGTCATTTATCCCGCTGACGAAAACGAACATGTTCTATATAAAATATTTAGGGAAGCCAAAGTAAGTATTATAAAATTAACTCCATCCCATTTATCCCTCTTACAAGATGTGGAGTCAGGGGTAAGTTCTATCAAAAAGTTTATTGTTGGAGGAGAAGATTTAACGGTAAGCCTTGCTAAAAGCATTCAGAATCGCTTCGGTAAAGATATCAAAATATTCAATGAATACGGACCTACAGAAACAGTTGTCGGGTGTATGATTCATCAATTCGATATCGAAAAGGATATAGGAACATCGGTACCAATTGGCATGCCTGCACAAAATACGAAGATATACTTGTTAGACTCTGATCTCCGTCATGTTCCAATGGGTGCTGTTGGGGAAATCTATATTTCTGGAGACGGCGTTACGAGGGGTTATCTAAACAAACTAGATTTGACACGTGATAGATTTATACCGAATCCATTTTCTTCAGGAGAGCGGATGTATAGATCAGGTGACTTAGCCAGGTTTATCGATGAGAGCAAGATTGAATTCCTGGGAAGAGCGGATAATCAAATTAAAGTCCGCGGTTTTCGCATAGAACTAGGCGAAATTGAAAGAAATTTATTAAACCATCCGAGTATCAGGGATGCAGTAGTGGTCGATCGGGAAGACCATGATGGAAATTATCTTTGTGCTTATTACATAGAGAAAAAAGAGGTTACAGATTCTGAATTATTCAGATTTTTAAAAAAATTTTTGCCGGCATTTATGATTCCTTCGCATTTTATTCCATTGAAAGAAATTCCACTTACAATTAACGCAAAAGTTGATAGGGATGCTTTACCTAAACCTGTAATTGCGAAACGCCAAGCAGCTGAAGCTGCAATAGAAGAAGATCTAGTATGTATCATCCGTCAGGTGTTACATGTAGATAAAGTGCGTATGCGAGACAACTTCTATCATCTAGGTGGAGATTCAATCAAAGCAATTCAGATAGCCTCCAGGCTAAGTGAGAAAGGACTAAAAATAAAAACAAAAGATATTTTGTCTAATCCTGTAATTGAAGACATGGCTTTACACTTAGAAACAACCGGTAAAAAATGGCATGGGAGTAATCAACCATGCGTTGGCAGTATTCAGTCACTTCCATCTGCTTCTTGGTTTTTTTCACAAAACTTAGATAACATCCATCATTATACGCAGTCTGTATTATTGAAGGTGAAAGATGATATTAACATGCAAATGCTTGAATTTGCTCTACAAATATTGGTTTGCCATCATGACTCTTTCCGATTGAATTATATGATCCAAACGGAGAAGTTATATTATAACGAGAAACATCTCGATCATAAGTTTGAATTGAAATTCTTTGATTTATCATGCTATTCGGTGCAAGATCAGATCGATCATATTGCAAAAATTGGAGAAATGTTAAAATCGAGCTTTAATATTGAAAACGATATTCTGCTTAAAGCGTGTATATTCGATCTGGGGAATCAGGGTAAAAGGTTTTTGATGGCAGCACACCATTTGGCTGTAGACGGGATATCTTGGCGTATTATCTTTGAAGATATGAACAGATTATATAGTCAGATGGAGAATAAGGAGATTGCTTTATTGCCGCCAAAAGACAATTCGGTGCAAGATTGGGGAATTGAATTGGAAAAATTAAGCGAAAAAATCCCCGACAAGGAAAAACGATATTGGAATCATGTTTATCAATCTCGGGAGGAAACATTTTTAGACTTTGACTTAGGACCTGATCGCATGGAGTTTTGCGAGACATTGGATCAAAAATTAACAGCAGAAGAAACGGCACAACTTTTTCAAAAAGCAAATGAAGCCTATCGAACAAAAGCTGACGAATTGATGATTATAGCACTGTCAATGGTGATGTCTGACTATATCAAAAAGAATGAAGTGATCATTGAAGTTGAAGGGCATGGGCGTGAAGACTTATCTGATGAAATAGATGTATCAAGAACTGTTGGATGGTTTACGAGCTTATATCCGATTCTGATGAAGGTAGAAAATACAGATATATCGCAGCAGATCAAGCAATTAAAGGATCAATTGCGCAGTATTCCCAGTAAAGGTTTGAGCCATGGAGTTTTGAAATACATTTCGGATGAATTAAGGTTTGACAATCAAAAATACGTCCGATTTAACTATCTTGGTGATTTTAATGCTTCATTTTCAAATGGAATATTTGAATTTGCAGAGGAATACTCTGGCCGAGATAACTGTAATGCAAATGTCATGGATTGTTTGGTGGATATCGTTGCATACACAGTGGATAAAAAGTTAAATATATCAATCACGTATAGCCGAAACAAATTTAAACGTGAAACCATATCGGAGTTTGTTAGAGCTTACACGAGTCAATTAAGAGATTTGATTCAACATTGCTGCAAAAGGAATCATACTGAATTTACTCCATCTGATTTCGAAACTGCAAACCTCTCAAGTGAAGAGCTGGAAAATATATTTAACCTATGA